A window from Drosophila nasuta strain 15112-1781.00 chromosome 3, ASM2355853v1, whole genome shotgun sequence encodes these proteins:
- the LOC132788805 gene encoding dehydrogenase/reductase SDR family member on chromosome X, giving the protein MLLILTLIIFGLLVFGFLITKTTKEVPKSWFEWKTEFKYQYLGMAGLIHDWQYTSRDRVTLYKQPDRIAVITGGNRGIGLRIVEKLLACDMTVVMGVRDPAGAKTAVGDIVDLTQTKGKLICEQLDVGDLKSVRTFAQRIAEKYPKIDVLFNNAGIMFAPFKLTADNYESHFAINYLGHFLLTHLLLPQLRAAGRDGKNARIVNVSSCVNLIGSINYKDINGLKNYYPGAAYSQSKLAQILFTRHLQSLLDAEKSHVQVIAVHPGIVDTELFEHSATTSVPFLKKIFFKTPERGARTVVYAAIEPSIEGQGGIYLSNCGRGPFHASAKSPVKCERLFDFSCDLLKIKEYGNGK; this is encoded by the exons atgttgttaattCTCACACTCATTATCTTTGGCCTGTTGGTTTTTGGATTTCTGATCACCAAGACAACTAAAGAGGTGCCCAAATCCTGGTTTGAATGGAAGACCGAATTCAAATATCAATATCTGGGCATGGCGGGTCTTATCCACGACTGGCAGTACACGTCAAGGGATCGCGTGA CACTCTACAAGCAACCGGATCGCATTGCTGTCATCACCGGTGGTAATCGCGGCATTGGCCTGCGCATTGTGGAGAAATTGTTAGCATGCGATATGACTGTCGTTATGG gGGTTCGGGATCCTGCAGGTGCCAAGACAGCTGTTGGTGACATTGTGGATCTTACCCAAACGAAAGGCAAACTCATTTGCGAGCAACTCGATGTGGGTGACCTGAAATCAGTGCGCACCTTTGCCCAGCGTATCGCAGAGAAGTATCCAAAGATCGATGTGCTATTCAATAATGCTGGCATTATGTTTGCCCCCTTTAAACTGACCGCTGACAACTATGAGTCGCACTTTGCCATCAACTACTTGGGTCACTTCCTGCTTACACATCTTCTGCTGCCACAGCTGCGTGCTGCTGGACGAGATGGAAAGAATGCACGCATCGTGAATGTGAGTTCGTGTGTGAATCTGATTGGCAGCATCAACTACAAGGACATTAACGGACT CAAGAACTACTATCCGGGTGCTGCTTACAGTCAATCGAAGTTGGCGCAAATTCTTTTCACACGTCACCTGCAATCCCTTTTGGATGCAGAGAAGTCGCATGTGCAGGTGATTGCAGTGCATCCGGGCATTGTGGACACTGAACTGTTTGAGCACTCGGCCACCACATCTGTGCCATTCCTCAAGAAAATCTTCTTCAAGACACCAGAGCGTGGAGCTCGCACTGTAGTCTATGCGGCCATAGAGCCATCGATTGAAGGCCAAGGTGGCATCTATCTTAGCAATTGCGGTCGGGGTCCATTCCACGCCAGTGCCAAGTCGCCCGTGAAGTGTGAGAGGCTCTTTGATTTCTCCTGTGATCTGCTGAAAATCAAGGAATACGGAAATGGCAAATAA
- the LOC132792286 gene encoding pro-resilin, translated as MKCFTTVALLVCLAAWTQAEPPVPQNQYLPPNQSPQAPTNNYLPPTQSYQSPSNNYLPPQRAGNGNGGSAPSNSYGAPLPNSQYGAPALTGAIFKGQNGGNGNGGYGGGNGYGQGDEEQYGPAKYEFKYDVQDYESGNDFGHMESRDGDLAVGRYYVLLPDGRKQIVEYEADQNGYRPTIRYEQVGNGNGNGNGRNGNGGGYDSNAQQGKFNGYQ; from the exons ATGAAG TGCTTTACCACAGTTGCGCTGCTCGTCTGCCTGGCCGCCTGGACGCAAGCGGAGCCACCAGTGCCCCAGAACCAGTATCTGCCACCCAACCAATCGCCCCAGGCGCCCACCAACAACTACTTGCCACCCACGCAGAGTTATCAGTCGCCCTCGAACAACTATTTGCCACCCCAGCGtgctggcaatggcaacggtgGCTCGGCGCCCAGCAACAGCTATGGCGCTCCTCTGCCTAACAGCCAGTATGGTGCTCCCGCTTTGACCGGTGCGATCTTCAAGGGACAGAACGgcggcaacggcaatggcGGCTATGGCGGCGGCAATGGCTACGGACAGGGCGATGAGGAGCAGTATGGACCAGCCAAATACGAGTTCAAATACGATGTTCAGGATTACGAGTCGGGCAACGATTTCGGTCACATGGAGTCTCGCGATGGTGATCTTGCTGTCGGTCGCTACTACGTTCTGCTGCCCGATGGCCGCAAGCAGATTGTGGAGTATGAGGCCGATCAGAACGGTTATCGTCCAACCATCCGTTACGAGCAggttggcaatggcaatggcaacggtaATGGACGCAACGGCAATGGCGGCGGTTATGATAGCAACGCGCAGCAGGGCAAGTTCAATGGCTACCAATAA
- the LOC132792285 gene encoding casein kinase II subunit beta' isoform X2, with amino-acid sequence MSDSEESAWIPWFCKQRGHEFFCAVDEDYIHDKFNLNFLDSNVSNYRRALEVILDLDTGSGSDAPPEAELEQCAEKLYGLIHARFILTNRGIDLMLEKYQLGAFGCCPRVFCQRQSVLPIGLSDNPGEDTVRIFCPKCNDVYLPRSARHSVVDGAFFGTGFPHMLLMVRPDLRPKRAKQKFVPRLYGFKIHQLAHRSPNEYGSIMYKTPMQPEPDT; translated from the exons ATGTCGGACTCGGAGGAGAGCGCCTGGATACCTTGGTTCTGCAAGCAGCGCGGTCATGAATTTTTCTGCGCCGTGGACGAGGATTACATACACGAcaagttcaatttaaattttctcgACTCGAATGTGAGCAACTATCGCCGAGCTCTCGAGGTGATACTCGATCTGGACACGGGCTCAGGCTCGGATGCGCCACCTGAAGCGGAGCTGGAGCAGTGCGCCGAAAAGTTGTATGGCTTGATACATGCTCGCTTCATTCTAACCAATCGTGGCATTGATTTAATGCTGGAAAAGTATCAGCTCGGCGCCTTTGGCTGCTGTCCACGTGTCTTTTGCCAGCGACAATCGGTTCTGCCCATTGGGCTGAGCGATAATCCCGGCGAGGATACGGTGCGCATCTTTTGCCCCAAATGCAATGATGTCTATCTGCCACGTTCTGCTCGCCATTCGGTTGTCGATGGCGCCTTCTTTGGCACCGGATTTCCGCACATGTTGCTCATGGTGCGGCCCGATCTGCGACCCAAGAGAGCCAAGCAAAAGTTTGTGCCAAG aTTGTATGGCTTCAAGATCCACCAGCTGGCGCATCGTTCGCCCAACGAATACGGCAGCATAATGTACAAGACACCGATGCAACCAGAACCAGATACTTGA
- the LOC132792285 gene encoding casein kinase II subunit beta' isoform X1 — MSDSEESAWIPWFCKQRGHEFFCAVDEDYIHDKFNLNFLDSNVSNYRRALEVILDLDTGSGSDAPPEAELEQCAEKLYGLIHARFILTNRGIDLMLEKYQLGAFGCCPRVFCQRQSVLPIGLSDNPGEDTVRIFCPKCNDVYLPRSARHSVVDGAFFGTGFPHMLLMVRPDLRPKRAKQKFVPRCVLYGFKIHQLAHRSPNEYGSIMYKTPMQPEPDT, encoded by the exons ATGTCGGACTCGGAGGAGAGCGCCTGGATACCTTGGTTCTGCAAGCAGCGCGGTCATGAATTTTTCTGCGCCGTGGACGAGGATTACATACACGAcaagttcaatttaaattttctcgACTCGAATGTGAGCAACTATCGCCGAGCTCTCGAGGTGATACTCGATCTGGACACGGGCTCAGGCTCGGATGCGCCACCTGAAGCGGAGCTGGAGCAGTGCGCCGAAAAGTTGTATGGCTTGATACATGCTCGCTTCATTCTAACCAATCGTGGCATTGATTTAATGCTGGAAAAGTATCAGCTCGGCGCCTTTGGCTGCTGTCCACGTGTCTTTTGCCAGCGACAATCGGTTCTGCCCATTGGGCTGAGCGATAATCCCGGCGAGGATACGGTGCGCATCTTTTGCCCCAAATGCAATGATGTCTATCTGCCACGTTCTGCTCGCCATTCGGTTGTCGATGGCGCCTTCTTTGGCACCGGATTTCCGCACATGTTGCTCATGGTGCGGCCCGATCTGCGACCCAAGAGAGCCAAGCAAAAGTTTGTGCCAAGGTGTGT aTTGTATGGCTTCAAGATCCACCAGCTGGCGCATCGTTCGCCCAACGAATACGGCAGCATAATGTACAAGACACCGATGCAACCAGAACCAGATACTTGA
- the LOC132791674 gene encoding uncharacterized protein LOC132791674, with protein sequence MLLKFVLLIAAIVLVVGEPPKRAPYPAAGWRPQVPFNLPSDFQPPAGYRVEITKQRVEHAGTFNAPQFNSQYLPPQFDVPQQQQQEEQQSSINKDQQSPADQYGPPADDSFRIVYPEEEEDSASLTQPKSSNIKEGRYYVISPDNKLQRVIYRTEEAQGDEFTAQLKYSPVGELQDPVYKYNSQGQLERVLK encoded by the exons ATGCTGCTAAAG tttgttcTATTGATTGCGGCTATTGTGCTTGTCGTGGGCGAGCCTCCAAAGCGAGCTCCATACCCCGCCGCAGGCTGGCGTCCACAGGTGCCATTCAATTTGCCCAGCGACTTTCAGCCACCAGCTGGTTACCGTGTGGAGATCACCAAGCAGCGTGTTGAGCACGCTGGCACCTTCAATGCACCGCAGTTCAACTCTCAGTATTTGCCGCCACAATTTGATgtgccacaacagcagcagcaggaggagcaGCAGTCAAGTATTAATAAAGATCAGCAGAGTCCAGCTGATCAATATGGACCGCCAGCTGATGACAGCTTTCGCATTGTCTATCCCGAGGAAGAGGAAGATTCGGCCAGTTTGACGCAGCCAAAGTCCAGCAATATTAAGGAAGGACGCTACTATGTCATCTCGCCCGATAACAAATTGCAGCGTGTGATTTATCGCACTGAGGAAGCTCAAGGAGATGAGTTCACCGCACAGCTGAAATATTCCCCAGTTGGCGAGTTGCAGGATCCGGTTTACAAATACAATAGCCAGGGGCAATTGGAACGTGTGCTGAAATAG
- the LOC132790867 gene encoding solute carrier family 25 member 3 — protein MFKSLFEAAQNSAFKSPFTSANCQAATPSTPLLPSAVGDASRQLTPNHNFAAAATAQGDSCEFGSNHYFVLCGLGGIISCGTTHTMVVPLDLVKCRLQVDPAKYKSVVNGFRVSLAEEGVRGLAKGWAPTFIGYSMQGLCKFGLYEVFKVIYSDAIGEENAFLYRTGLYLAASASAEFFADIALAPMEAAKVKIQTTPGFAKTLREALPKMTAQEGISAFYKGLVPLWMRQIPYTMMKFACFERTLELLYKYVVPKPRADCTKGEQLIVTFAAGYIAGVFCAIVSHPADTVVSKLNQAKGASALDVAKQLGWSGLWGGLVPRIVMIGTLTAAQWFIYDAVKVFLRMPRPPPPEMPESLKKKLGITGPQ, from the exons ATGTTCAAATCTCTGTTCGAGGCCGCGCAGAACTCAGCGTTCAAGTCGCCATTCACCAGCGCTAACTGCCAGGCTGCAACCCCATCGACCCCTCTGCTGCCCTCCGCTGTTGGCGATGCATCCCGCCAGTTGACCCCGAATCACAATTTCGCTGCCGCTGCAACTGCTCAGGGTG ATTCCTGTGAGTTTGGCTCCAATCACTATTTCGTGCTCTGCGGCCTGGGTGGCATCATCTCCTGCGGCACAACCCACACCATGGTGGTGCCTCTCGATTTGGTCAAGTGCCGTCTGCAGGTGGATCCCGCCAAGTACAAGAGTGTGGTCAACGGTTTCCGCGTCAGCTTGGCTGAGGAGGGTGTCAGGGGTCTGGCCAAGGGCTGGGCGCCCACTTTCATTGGTTACTCGATGCAGGGTCTGTGCAAGTTTGGCCTCTATGAAGTCTTCAAAGTCATCTACTCGGATGCCATTGGCGAGGAGAATGCCTTCCTTTATAGAACCGGCCTCTACTTGGCCGCTTCGGCCTCGGCCGAATTCTTTGCCGACATTGCGCTGGCGCCCATGGAGGCGGCCAAGGTCAAGATACAGACAACACCTGGATTTGCAAAGACGCTACGCGAGGCGTTGCCCAAGATGACAGCCCAGGAGGGCATTTCGGCCTTCTACAAGGGTCTGGTGCCATTGTGGATGCGACAGATTCCATACACCATGATGAAGTTCGCCTGCTTCGAGCGCACACTAGAGCTGCTGTACAAGTATGTGGTCCCCAAGCCTCGTGCTGATTGCACCAAGGGCGAGCAGCTGATTGTCACCTTTGCGGCTGGTTACATTGCTGGTGTCTTCTGTGCCATTGTCTCCCATCCCGCTGATACCGTTGTATCCAAGCTGAACCAGGCCAAGGGCGCCAGCGCTCTGGATGTTGCCAAACAATTGGGCTGGTCTG GACTGTGGGGAGGTTTGGTGCCTAGGATTGTCATGATTGGCACACTGACTGCTGCCCAATGGTTCATTTACGATGCAGTGAAGGTCTTCCTGcgcatgccacgcccaccaccACCAGAGATGCCCGAGTCCCTTAAGAAGAAGCTGGGCATTACTGGTCCCCAGTAA
- the LOC132790861 gene encoding VWFA and cache domain-containing protein CG16868, translated as MWKGNMLLLLLVAAAQTTSSGGSGENVPPLPLNISKNTTTTTTNETTTSNINKVPTTIITGSATAGATAVNYMPLQQTPANIFFVNYNQQNVMQLRSNVESNLHSIRKFEMLVAKIQEIFDSIHFASAVATRLTSVNANESVQQDLQAFSQRLGRKLQRATHVVLELRDLLRFNLSKVLMPQHIYDDDGDDELENEFDFETDEMDSSSRATASKEQQHKHLYLNTQIVSCQPDYESNNVDATSTGSGAVHYNKQQIQILNYLKSDETSRVTFLNENNGRSRDANAYIADQLNLLKQRLSKSQSDTDANSNINGKSSSSSSISHFKNVYFLSSSDGAAASSQFRQLYVSAIKRKFVMLLIDIGSAMNAELFDITKNFIQELLMLLEDTDYMSIVTVSNEADAFPAEAEHGIYSTTRAHKDEILNYVNNLSLARALTNHTLGFEYAFQMLHRLQQAKLINTSEQPIEFVYVTRGLLTNLSDAMYVLRALAQGQSRLSSPVIINTCAVVLDEKRIMYEKQFLSDVATQNYTKFDIDVRNWLTPGQEEQLAGRFFVLNKMHSETIPKTSSQVFSQLFAERFLTDTLQVHQPVVDPDSGDVLVSITHAVAPYGVVGVNLYLADLLEDLLNYPNASPAAKQGYSYAFLLDRSSGNTLAHPAFPRPLIQRETAYPVNIAYLENATDFASIRHRLLHEERGNATTGIYLGRQHLQRTYHWQSVLGIYVLCMVSTASISASGFHNASAQLQLQRYNLKDTVSSYEPGYYGDSMDLLYHRLDLMQNVGGANGAPTTCRYFRQLATMDAPTLFLSAAAFESPFAFLHNNRPRTQLRHVESIMAYLRDTSGLLANPGLRPRIRHEVGVLYQAMLHLRRRHQDTTGPLRGHIIRRYIASVSGVLQLYPGCLLSNSYDATRRPWFRQAMAQPGRIVSTAPYLDAGGAGYIVTIAHTIFEGKAHAMHSAQQDRPVGVVALDVPYAFYYRLILDSTPLCQLPHMKCLLFDHEGYLLAHPSMMEVSTLSRNQRRPHEHLTHKESYLANDILNHGQLVRKLGCASYQNRTLQRYYAFNTSLTSILGNVVHGERTKYAIALIRGSNLFAAVLNSSCDGGAFCPCSTIDRVCLNCKRMDQTDCECPCECPMLSNASTIDAESYANYTQQFPYCAPPSEHFLALPPTNQLLSMLPSCLTGAGGCEMHATQRECLGMMGCEWCQQDVEGNSFGAAFCSTQAGCFNGVLASMTPYGELDELEMLAAHNPQREQHAYSAFGPLGGAIVVLAMVIGIAIHCYRHNLDNQTQEQFYVDSVQEENYGLPLSRFNFDDCQAHDEPPMGGYDHTAAQRQLMHAADISPYHMSSGSSYYRRPPNGESDHGYSTMTPHEDSSDQQCFTLAEPLLLHDKRHSKSDTMSISTSISSPTNRQQSSSNAHPYLSNQPANKTERYKQQQLQQATPSPCRGAGAAGAVYGQTTLPLDAEEPSRSHYILAPVTVHRHMETAES; from the exons ATGTGGAAGGGCAACATGTTGCTTCTGCTCCTGGTGGCAGCTGCACAAACAACGTCAAGTGGCGGCAGTGGTGAAAATGTTCCTCCTCTACCTCTAAACATAAGCAAAaacacaaccacaaccacaacaaatgAAACCACAACTAGCAATATTAACAAAGTGCCTACGACCATTATTACTGGCTCTGCCACTGCTGGTGCTACTGCAGTTAACTATATGCCACTGCAGCAGACACCAGCAAACATTTTCTTTGTCAACTATAATCAGCAGAATGTCATGCAGCTAAGAAGCAATGTAGAGAGCAATCTGCATAGCATACGTAAATTTGAAATGCTTGTGGCTAAGATACAG GAAATTTTCGATTCCATACACTTTGCCAGCGCAGTAGCAACAAGATTAACCTCTGTCAACGCCAACGAGAGCGTGCAGCAGGATCTGCAGGCATTTAGTCAGCGTTTGGGACGCAAGCTGCAACGAGCCACTCATGTGGTGCTAGAGCTGCGCGATCTATTGCGTTTTAATTTGAGCAAAGTGCTAATGCCGCAGCACATCtacgatgatgatggcgacGATGAGTTggaaaatgaatttgatttcGAGACGGATGAAATGGATAGCAGTAGCCGAGCAACTGCGAGTaaagagcagcagcacaagCATCTCTATTTGAATACACAAATCGTAAGCTGTCAACCGGACTACGAGAGCAATAATGTGGATGCAACGTCAACTGGGTCGGGTGCGGTGCACTACAACAAACAGCAGATACAAATCCTTAACTATCTGAAGTCGGATGAAACATCGCGCGTCACATTCCTTAACGAGAATAATGGACGATCACGCGATGCCAACGCCTACATAGCTGATCAATTGAATTTGCTGAAGCAGCGTTTGAGCAAGAGCCAAAGTGACACTGATGCCAATAGCAACATTAATGGCAAATCCAGCAGTAGTAGCAGCATCAGTCACTTCAAGAACGTTTACTTTTTATCCAGCAGCGATGGAGCTGCCGCCAGCTCACAGTTTCGACAGCTTTATGTTTCTGCCATTAAACGCAAGTTCGTTATGCTGCTCATCGACATTGGCTCTGCTATGAATGCGGAGCTATTTGACATCACCAAGAATTTTA TTCAAGaactgttgatgttgctggaGGACACCGACTATATGTCAATTGTGACAGTTTCTAATGAGGCGGATGCTTTCCCCGCTGAAGCTGAACACGGCATTTACAGCACGACCCGTGCTCATAAGGATGAGATACTTAACTATGTGAACAACCTGAGCTTGGCACGTGCTTTAACCAATCATACGTTGGGCTTTGAATACGCATTCCAGATGCTGCATCGTCTGCAGCAAGCAAAGTTGATTAACACCTCGGAGCAGCCTATTGAATTTGTGTATGTAACACGTGGTCTGCTCACCAATTTATCGGATGCCATGTATGTGTTGCGTGCACTAGCTCAAGGCCAGAGTCGTCTGTCCTCGCCAGTAATTATAAACACATGTGCCGTGGTGCTGGATGAAAAGCGCATCATGTATGAAAAACAGTTCCTAAGCGATGTGGCCACCCAGAACTATACAAAGTTTGACATCGATGTGCGCAATTGGCTAACACCCGGACAGGAAGAGCAGCTGGCTGGTCGTTTCTTTGTGTTGAATAAAATGCATTCTGAGACCATTCCTAAAACAAGCAGTCAAGTCTTTAGTCAGCTATTTGCAGAACGTTTTCTGACTGATACACTGCAAGTGCATCAGCCCGTTGTGGATCCAGATAGCGGAG ATGTGCTTGTTTCCATTACGCACGCTGTGGCGCCTTATGGTGTGGTAGGCGTCAATTTGTATTTGGCTGATTTGCTTGAGGATCTGTTGAACTATCCAAATGCTTCGCCGGCCGCCAAGCAAGGTTATAGTTATGCCTTTCTCTTGGATCGCAGCAGTGGCAATACTTTGGCGCATCCGGCATTCCCGCGTCCGCTTATTCAGCGTGAAACCGCTTATCCTGTGAACATTGCTTATTTGGAGAATGCCACAGATTTCGCCAGCATCCGACATCGATTGTTGCATGAGGAGCGTGGCAATGCCACTACTGGCATCTATTTAGGACGGCAACATTTGCAGCGCACCTATCACTGGCAATCAGTGCTAGGCATCTATGTGCTGTGTATGGTCAGCACTGCTAGTATCAGCGCTAGTGGCTTTCATAATGCTTCTgcccagctgcagctgcagcgatACAATCTGAAAGACACTGTGAGCAGCTATGAGCCAGGCTATTATGGTGACAGCATGGATCTATTATACCATCGCTTGGATCTAATGCAAAATGTCGGCGGCGCCAATGGCGCGCCAACCACTTGTCGCTACTTTAGGCAATTGGCTACGATGG ACGCCCCCACATTGTTCCTTAGCGCCGCCGCCTTTGAGTCGCCGTTTGCCTTTCTGCACAACAATCGACCGCGTACACAGCTGCGACATGTAGAGTCCATCATGGCCTATCTACGGGACACGAGTGGCCTGCTGGCCAATCCCGGTCTGCGGCCACGCATTCGCCACGAGGTGGGCGTGCTGTATCAGGCAATGCTGCACCTGCGACGTCGACATCAGGACACGACGGGACCGCTGCGTGGTCATATCATAAGGCGTTACATTGCGAGTGTTAGCGGCGTGCTGCAATTGTATCCGGGCTGTTTGCTCAGCAATAGTTATGATGCCACACGACGCCCGTGGTTTCGTCAGGCGATGGCACAGCCAGGCCGTATTGTGAGCACAGCGCCGTATCTGGATGCGGGAGGAGCTGGTTATATTGTGACCATTGCGCATACGATATTCGAGGGTAAGGCGCATGCGATGCATTCGGCGCAGCAGGATCGACCCGTGGGCGTGGTTGCCTTGGATGTGCCCTATGCCTTCTACTATCGACTCATCTTGGACAGCACGCCGTTGTGCCAGCTGCCGCATATGAAATGTCTGCTGTTCGATCACGAAGGCTACCTGCTGGCCCACCCCAGCATGATGGAAGTTTCAACGCTTTCGCGCAATCAACGTCGCCCGCACGAGCATCTGACGCACAAGGAATCGTATCTGGCCAACGATATACTGAATCATGGGCAGCTGGTGCGCAAATTGGGTTGTGCCAGCTATCAGAATCGCACATTGCAACGTTACTACGCGTTCAACACGTCACTGACCAGCATCTTGGGCAATGTGGTGCACGGAGAGCGCACCAAATACGCCATTGCCTTGATACGTGGCAGCAATCTGTTTGCGGCCGTGCTGAATTCCAGTTGTGATGGCGGCGCCTTTTGTCCGTGCAGCACCATTGATCGTGTGTGCCTAAACTGCAAGCGCATGGATCAAACCGATTGCGAGTGTCCCTGCGAGTGTCCCATGCTGTCGAATGCCTCGACCATCGATGCGGAGAGCTATGCCAACTATACACAACAGTTCCCGTACTGCGCTCCGCCCAGCGAGCATTTCCTGGCGCTGCCACCAACCAATCAGCTACTAAGTATGCTGCCCAGTTGCCTCACCGGAGCCGGTGGCTGTGAGATGCATGCCACGCAGAGGGAGTGTCTCGGCATGATGGGCTGCGAGTGGTGTCAACAAGATGTGGAGGGCAACAGCTTTGGTGCCGCCTTCTGCTCGACGCAAGCGGGCTGCTTCAATGGTGTGCTGGCCTCGATGACGCCCTATGGAGAACTGGATGAACTGGAAATGCTAGCAGCGCACAATCCGCAGCGGGAGCAGCATGCCTACTCTGCATTCGGGCCACTCGGTGGCGCCATTGTGGTGCTGGCGATGGTCATTGGCATTGCCATACATTGCTATCGGCACAATCTGGACAATCAGACGCAGGAGCAGTTCTACGTGGACTCAGTGCAGGAGGAAAACTATGGTCTGCCTTTGTCACGCTTCAATTTCGATGACTGCCAGGCGCACGACGAGCCGCCCATGGGTGGCTATGATCACACAGCAGCACAGCGACAGCTTATGCATGCGGCGGATATATCGCCATATCACATGTCCAGTGGCAGCAGCTATTATCGCCGCCCACCGAATGGTGAATCGGATCATGGTTATAGCACGATGACACCGCATGAAGATAGCTCGGATCAACAGTGCTTTACGCTGGCCgagccgctgctgttgcacgACAAGCGGCACAGCAAATCGGACACCATGTCCATATCCACATCCATATCGAGTCCCACAAATCGCCAGCAGTCGAGCAGCAATGCGCATCCGTATCTGAGCAATCAGCCGGCGAACAAAACGGAGCGttacaagcaacagcagctgcagcaggcgACACCATCGCCATGTCGTGGTGCAGGTGCAGCAGGTGCTGTGTATGGGCAGACAACACTGCCGTTAGATGCCGAGGAGCCGTCGCGTTCACACTACATTCTGGCGCCGGTGACGGTGCATCGGCATATGGAAACCGCCGAGTCGTAG
- the LOC132790868 gene encoding actin-related protein 2/3 complex subunit 4, whose protein sequence is MAATLKPYLTAVRHSLTAAMCLQDFPSQVVERHNKPEVETCSSKELVLTPIVVSRNEREKVLIEPSINSVRVSIAVKQADEIERILCHKFTRFMMRRAESFIILRRKPIEGYDISFLITNFHTEQMYKHKLVDFVISFMEEIDKEISEMKLAVNARARTCAEEFLKRF, encoded by the coding sequence ATGGCTGCCACCCTAAAACCATATTTAACTGCCGTGCGGCATTCGCTGACAGCCGCAATGTGTTTACAAGATTTTCCTTCGCAAGTTGTGGAGCGGCACAACAAACCGGAGGTGGAAACTTGCTCCAGCAAAGAACTTGTGCTGACGCCCATTGTGGTCTCCCGaaatgagagagagaaggtACTGATCGAGCCATCAATTAACTCGGTACGCGTTAGCATTGCAGTTAAGCAGGCAGATGAAATCGAACGCATTCTGTGCCACAAGTTCACCCGATTCATGATGCGACGTGCCGAGTCATTCATCATTCTGCGACGAAAGCCAATCGAAGGATACGATATCAGCTTTTTGATCACGAATTTCCACACAGAGCAAATGTATAAGCACAAGCTGGTTGACTTTGTCATCAGTTTCATGGAGGAAATCGATAAGGAAATCAGTGAAATGAAACTGGCCGTAAATGCACGAGCCCGAACCTGTGCTGAGGAATTCCTAAAACGATTTTAG